TATTACATTTTACTTTCTGGATCGCTTTAAACATGCAAACAATAGATTGATAGGAAATTAGCTGAAAACATGGCAGAGGAACGTTTAATTATTTTTACCCGCTATCCAGAGCCAGGAAAGACGAAAACGCGATTGATACCGGCTTTAGGAGCAGAGGGAGCAGCAATGCTTCAACGCCACATGACCGAACATACTCTCAACCAAGTCAGAGAACTCCAAAGCGATCGCCCAATTACGGCAGAAGTCCGCTATGCTGCTGGCTCCCTGTCTCTGATGGCAAGTTGGCTGGGAGCTGATATTGTCTACCAACCGCAGGGTGAGGGAGATCTCGGTACTCGGATGGCGCGATCGCTATCGCTTGCTTTTCAAGATAGTGTAGATCGTGCGGTTATCATCGGCACTGATTGCCCTGGGTTAAATGCTGGTTTGATGGCAAAAGCGTTTCATCTTC
This window of the Chroococcidiopsis sp. CCMEE 29 genome carries:
- a CDS encoding TIGR04282 family arsenosugar biosynthesis glycosyltransferase, producing the protein MAEERLIIFTRYPEPGKTKTRLIPALGAEGAAMLQRHMTEHTLNQVRELQSDRPITAEVRYAAGSLSLMASWLGADIVYQPQGEGDLGTRMARSLSLAFQDSVDRAVIIGTDCPGLNAGLMAKAFHLLHSHDLVLGPAIDGGYYLLGLRYFISELFTGINWGTATVLQQTVDSAKQLDLAVAYLPQLADVDRPEDLPVWEQIYQSREQGEQGRNIQADNPWE